From one Opitutaceae bacterium genomic stretch:
- a CDS encoding porin, whose translation MNVRHFLSTKPATFLAFSLAVTSTRLLGDASSDEIAALREQIRQLDQKLRVLERKTEIAEEDAAAKAKTNAKLTVTDRGVTLASADGGTTLRLRGLVQGDSRWYLNDGGIGNNDAFILRRARIIAEGTFNKIFEYQVVPEFGGSAVSVLDANLNVNLKPGFQVRVGKFKTPVGLEQLQSDSFAFFTERSFVSQLVPNRDLGVQVWGDLYDGRLSYAVGAFNGVGDGGSSNNADFDDEKDVAVRLFAQPFKNDAGSFLQGLGVGVAASYGDEETASALTGGYRTDGQQRFFAYNSGVVGDGKIWRISPQAYYYNGPLGVLAEYVESTANVRTATSAKKELTNKAWQVAVGYVLTGEDSSYRGVSPAKNFNLSEGSCGAFEVVARVSHLDVDDASFPVFASASASATEALAYGAGVNWYLSKAVRLTADYFHTDFDYAPGTPASPSNAVIRQDENSIITRLQLTF comes from the coding sequence ATGAACGTACGCCACTTCCTATCAACCAAACCCGCCACGTTTCTCGCCTTTTCTCTCGCCGTCACTTCCACCCGTCTGCTGGGTGACGCCTCTTCCGATGAAATCGCAGCTCTGCGCGAACAGATTCGCCAGCTCGACCAGAAGCTACGCGTGCTGGAACGCAAAACAGAAATCGCCGAGGAAGATGCCGCCGCAAAGGCGAAAACAAACGCAAAGCTCACCGTCACCGATCGCGGCGTAACCCTCGCCTCAGCAGACGGTGGCACCACCCTTCGGCTGCGGGGACTCGTTCAAGGAGATTCTCGCTGGTATCTCAATGATGGTGGGATCGGGAACAACGACGCGTTCATCCTGCGCCGCGCACGGATCATCGCCGAAGGCACCTTCAACAAGATTTTCGAGTACCAAGTTGTCCCTGAATTTGGCGGCAGTGCAGTCAGCGTACTCGACGCCAATCTAAATGTTAACCTGAAGCCCGGCTTCCAGGTGCGGGTGGGAAAGTTCAAGACTCCCGTGGGCCTGGAGCAGCTTCAGTCCGACAGCTTCGCGTTCTTCACCGAACGGTCCTTCGTCTCACAGCTGGTCCCGAATCGCGACTTGGGTGTCCAGGTATGGGGCGACCTCTATGACGGCCGCCTTTCCTATGCGGTCGGCGCCTTCAACGGCGTGGGTGACGGCGGCAGCTCCAACAATGCCGATTTTGACGACGAAAAGGACGTCGCAGTCCGTCTCTTCGCCCAGCCGTTCAAGAACGATGCAGGTTCCTTCCTGCAAGGCTTGGGTGTTGGCGTTGCCGCGAGCTACGGCGACGAAGAAACAGCCTCGGCTCTCACGGGCGGCTATCGCACGGACGGCCAGCAACGGTTCTTTGCCTACAACAGTGGCGTGGTTGGCGACGGCAAGATCTGGCGCATCTCCCCGCAGGCTTACTACTACAATGGCCCCCTGGGCGTTCTCGCTGAATACGTGGAGTCAACCGCCAACGTTCGCACCGCCACATCGGCAAAGAAGGAGCTGACAAACAAGGCCTGGCAAGTGGCGGTCGGCTACGTCCTCACCGGGGAAGACTCCTCCTACCGCGGCGTCTCACCTGCGAAAAACTTCAACCTGAGCGAGGGCAGCTGCGGAGCGTTCGAGGTTGTCGCCCGCGTCTCCCACCTCGACGTGGATGACGCCTCGTTCCCGGTCTTCGCCTCCGCTTCAGCCAGTGCCACGGAGGCCCTTGCATACGGTGCCGGCGTGAACTGGTACCTCTCAAAGGCAGTCCGCCTGACGGCAGACTACTTCCACACCGACTTCGACTACGCACCAGGCACCCCGGCGTCGCCAAGCAACGCCGTCATCCGCCAGGACGAAAATTCCATCATCACCCGCCTGCAACTCACCTTCTGA
- a CDS encoding zinc-dependent alcohol dehydrogenase, whose product MKAVCWMGTRQIEVQEVPDPTILNPRDAIVRITSTAICGSDLHLYNGYVPTMEKGDILGHEFMGVVVAVGPAVKNLQVGDRVVVPFPIGCGGCMHCRRTEWSCCDNSNPNAKLAEALWGQSPAGIFGYSHMMGGYAGGQAQYARVPYADTGPIKIESDLPDEKVLFLSDIFPTGYMAAEQCDIQPGRTTVAVWGCGPVGQFAIRSALLLGAAKVYAIDSIPERLRMAEASGAIALNSDEEDVHERLKAMTGGRGPDAAIDAVGMEAHGSLYDDVKQKLKLEQDRPYALRQAMRAVRKAGVLSVPGVYSGFIDKVPFGAVFNKGVSLRMGQTHVHRYLKPLLQLIEEGKIDPSFVITHKIPLSLAPEAYETFSEKKDECIKVVLDPAA is encoded by the coding sequence ATGAAGGCCGTTTGCTGGATGGGCACGCGTCAGATCGAGGTACAGGAAGTTCCTGACCCCACGATTCTCAACCCGCGTGACGCGATCGTTCGCATCACCTCGACTGCGATCTGCGGTTCCGACCTCCACCTCTACAACGGGTACGTGCCCACCATGGAGAAAGGCGACATACTCGGGCATGAATTCATGGGCGTGGTGGTGGCCGTGGGCCCAGCGGTCAAGAATCTGCAGGTTGGCGACCGCGTCGTGGTACCATTCCCAATCGGGTGCGGAGGCTGCATGCATTGTCGGCGCACCGAGTGGTCGTGCTGCGACAACTCCAACCCGAACGCAAAACTCGCGGAGGCGCTATGGGGCCAGTCTCCAGCTGGCATTTTCGGATACTCCCACATGATGGGCGGTTATGCCGGAGGACAGGCGCAGTATGCACGCGTCCCCTACGCCGATACAGGTCCGATTAAAATCGAGAGCGACCTGCCGGATGAAAAGGTGCTCTTCCTGTCCGACATTTTTCCCACCGGCTACATGGCGGCGGAGCAATGTGATATTCAGCCGGGACGCACGACCGTCGCCGTCTGGGGATGTGGTCCGGTGGGCCAATTCGCGATCCGCAGCGCACTCCTCCTGGGTGCCGCGAAAGTCTATGCGATCGACTCGATACCCGAGCGGCTGCGCATGGCGGAGGCTAGTGGCGCGATCGCGCTCAATAGCGACGAGGAGGATGTCCACGAACGTCTCAAGGCGATGACCGGCGGCCGCGGGCCCGACGCCGCCATCGACGCCGTGGGCATGGAAGCGCACGGTTCGCTCTACGACGACGTGAAGCAGAAACTCAAGCTCGAGCAGGACCGACCCTACGCCCTCCGCCAGGCGATGCGCGCCGTTCGCAAGGCGGGCGTGCTCTCGGTACCGGGTGTCTACTCTGGCTTCATCGATAAGGTCCCATTCGGCGCCGTGTTCAACAAAGGCGTGTCCCTCCGCATGGGGCAGACCCACGTGCACCGCTACCTTAAGCCGCTCCTGCAGTTGATCGAGGAGGGCAAAATAGACCCCTCCTTCGTGATCACGCACAAGATTCCCCTCTCGCTTGCGCCGGAGGCGTACGAGACGTTCTCGGAAAAGAAGGATGAGTGCATCAAGGTCGTGCTCGATCCGGCGGCGTAG
- a CDS encoding YezD family protein, which produces MSSQRSPLTTSTQPDWLEIVRSKVESLSYGVVQIVVHDGKVTQIERTDKTRLDAPGGETPRRRET; this is translated from the coding sequence ATGAGCTCTCAAAGATCACCTCTTACGACTTCGACCCAGCCAGACTGGCTGGAGATCGTGCGTTCAAAGGTAGAAAGCCTTAGCTACGGCGTTGTCCAAATCGTTGTGCACGATGGGAAAGTGACCCAAATCGAGCGTACCGACAAGACCCGCCTCGATGCACCCGGGGGCGAGACCCCTCGCCGCCGGGAGACCTAA
- a CDS encoding NAD-dependent malic enzyme, with protein sequence MEITPVRTIDSRGGGFPPRGSSLLANSLLNKGTAFSDFERDALGLRGLLPPRIFPLDMQLARALKQLRRKTDPLEKYIFLTTLQNTNETLFYRLLVDNLEEVMPLIYTPTVGQACLEYGSIFRRPRGLFLTIEDKGRIREILRHWPNMAKLIVVTDGERILGLGDLGALGMGIPVGKLSLYSACAGLHPYYCLPICLDVGTDNEALLSDPMYVGLPRKRVRGELYDAFMQEFVEGVQDVFPGALLQFEDFGNHNAFQLLKTYREKVCCFNDDIQGTASVALAGLISATKFLGKRLSEQKLLFLGAGEAGTGIADLFVEAAKKEGIDPDKARSLCWFVDSKGLLVKGRGDKLPHHKVPYAHEGAFVRTLGEAVDLLKPTALIGVAGTGRAFDEKMLRTMATFNERPIIFALSNPTSKAECTAEEAYHWTDGRAIFASGSPFGLVELNGKRFEPGQGNNVYIFPGVGLGALVAQSRVVTDEMFLAAAYTLAEAVLPEDLAVGRIYPGLSKIRDVSAKIATACANIAWREGYALREKPADIEADVRSRMFEPDYVPYV encoded by the coding sequence ATGGAAATTACCCCGGTTCGAACAATCGATTCACGCGGTGGCGGTTTTCCCCCGCGCGGCTCGTCCCTACTTGCGAACTCGTTGCTGAACAAGGGAACTGCCTTCAGCGACTTTGAGCGTGATGCGCTTGGTTTGCGGGGATTGTTACCTCCGCGGATTTTCCCCTTGGACATGCAACTCGCCAGGGCGCTCAAGCAGCTGAGGCGAAAGACGGATCCACTGGAGAAGTACATTTTCCTCACGACGCTGCAGAACACCAACGAGACGCTCTTTTACCGCCTCCTGGTGGATAACCTGGAAGAGGTGATGCCCTTGATCTACACACCAACCGTCGGTCAGGCGTGTCTGGAGTACGGTAGTATTTTCCGCCGCCCCCGTGGTTTGTTCCTCACGATCGAGGACAAGGGTCGCATCCGTGAGATCCTGCGGCACTGGCCAAACATGGCGAAACTCATAGTCGTGACCGACGGTGAGCGCATCCTTGGCCTCGGAGACTTGGGCGCGCTCGGCATGGGAATACCGGTCGGGAAACTCTCACTCTATTCGGCATGCGCCGGCCTCCATCCATACTACTGCCTGCCGATCTGCCTGGATGTGGGCACGGACAATGAAGCCCTGCTGAGCGATCCCATGTATGTGGGACTTCCCAGGAAGCGAGTCCGTGGCGAACTCTACGACGCCTTCATGCAAGAATTCGTCGAGGGCGTCCAGGACGTGTTTCCGGGTGCCTTGCTTCAGTTCGAGGATTTCGGAAATCACAACGCCTTTCAATTGCTGAAGACCTACCGTGAAAAGGTCTGCTGCTTCAATGACGACATCCAGGGCACGGCCTCCGTCGCCCTGGCGGGATTGATCTCGGCGACAAAGTTTCTTGGCAAAAGACTGTCCGAACAAAAGCTCCTGTTCCTCGGAGCTGGCGAGGCCGGCACCGGCATTGCCGACCTGTTCGTTGAGGCGGCGAAGAAGGAGGGGATTGACCCGGACAAGGCGCGCTCCCTGTGTTGGTTCGTCGACTCGAAGGGACTTTTGGTCAAGGGGCGGGGTGACAAGCTGCCGCACCACAAGGTGCCTTACGCGCATGAAGGTGCGTTTGTGCGAACGCTGGGAGAAGCGGTGGACCTCCTGAAGCCCACGGCGCTGATTGGTGTTGCCGGTACGGGACGCGCCTTCGACGAGAAGATGCTGCGCACCATGGCGACATTCAACGAACGCCCGATCATCTTCGCCTTGTCGAATCCGACCTCGAAGGCGGAGTGTACGGCGGAGGAGGCCTACCACTGGACTGATGGACGTGCGATCTTCGCCAGCGGCAGCCCCTTCGGTTTGGTCGAGTTGAACGGGAAACGCTTCGAGCCGGGCCAGGGAAACAATGTTTATATCTTCCCCGGCGTGGGCCTTGGCGCACTCGTGGCGCAATCGCGTGTGGTTACGGACGAGATGTTCCTCGCTGCGGCGTACACCCTTGCGGAGGCAGTGCTCCCCGAGGACCTCGCCGTGGGGAGAATCTACCCCGGTTTGAGCAAGATCCGCGACGTATCGGCGAAGATCGCCACCGCGTGTGCGAACATCGCCTGGCGCGAGGGATACGCGCTGCGCGAGAAGCCCGCGGACATCGAAGCCGATGTGCGGTCGCGGATGTTCGAACCGGATTACGTGCCGTACGTCTAG
- a CDS encoding sulfate ABC transporter substrate-binding protein, translated as MKLNTILATIIALAVGSTAIAKDVELLNVSYDPTREFYTEYNKAFAEHYKAKTGTTVTIKQSHGGSGKQARSVIDGLQADVVTLALAGDIDALHDNAKLIPKDWVKRLPNNSSPYTSTIVLLVRKGNPKGIKDWDDLAKPGVSVITPNPKTSGGARWNYLAAWEFAKRKHGSEDAAKDFVGKIYKNVAVLDSGARGSTTTFVQRGIGDVFISWENEAFLAVKEFGADKFEIVVPSLSILAEPPVTVVDKVVKKKGTADVAKAYLDYLYSDEAQEIAGRHFYRPSNPAISAKFSDKFAKLELFTIDEAFGGWAKAQKTHFADGGVFDQIYAK; from the coding sequence ATGAAACTGAATACCATCCTTGCGACGATCATCGCCCTCGCCGTCGGCAGCACCGCAATAGCCAAGGACGTCGAACTCCTCAACGTGTCCTACGACCCGACGCGCGAGTTCTACACCGAATACAACAAGGCATTCGCCGAACATTACAAAGCGAAGACAGGCACAACCGTCACCATCAAGCAGTCGCATGGCGGCTCGGGCAAGCAAGCCCGCTCCGTGATCGATGGCCTGCAGGCGGATGTGGTGACGCTCGCTCTTGCGGGCGACATCGACGCTCTCCACGACAATGCGAAGCTCATCCCGAAGGACTGGGTCAAGCGCTTGCCCAACAACTCGTCGCCCTACACCAGCACGATCGTGCTCCTGGTCCGGAAAGGAAATCCAAAGGGCATCAAAGACTGGGATGACCTCGCAAAGCCAGGTGTTTCGGTGATCACGCCCAACCCGAAGACGTCGGGCGGTGCGCGCTGGAACTATTTGGCCGCCTGGGAGTTCGCGAAGCGCAAGCACGGCTCCGAAGACGCCGCCAAGGACTTCGTCGGCAAGATCTACAAAAATGTGGCCGTACTCGACAGCGGCGCGCGCGGCTCCACCACCACCTTCGTCCAGCGCGGCATCGGAGACGTCTTCATCTCATGGGAGAATGAGGCGTTCCTCGCGGTCAAGGAATTCGGGGCAGACAAGTTCGAGATCGTGGTGCCTTCGCTGAGCATCCTTGCCGAACCGCCTGTAACGGTAGTCGACAAGGTCGTGAAGAAGAAGGGCACCGCCGACGTGGCGAAGGCCTACCTCGACTACCTCTATTCGGATGAGGCCCAGGAAATCGCCGGACGCCACTTCTACCGGCCGTCAAACCCGGCCATCTCCGCGAAATTCTCAGACAAGTTTGCAAAGCTCGAACTCTTCACAATTGACGAAGCGTTCGGCGGCTGGGCAAAGGCCCAAAAAACACACTTCGCCGACGGCGGGGTGTTTGACCAGATCTACGCCAAGTAA
- a CDS encoding isochorismatase family cysteine hydrolase yields the protein MSKPPRTLVIVDIQKAFEPPPEFLGRLERYAKRFELRVFTRYVNPPGSLFRRLLKQTSCLPGTPDTELMLTPQKGDFVLEKRSYGLSEAAIARLKRRGVKKAIVCGLDTDACVLAVMFSLFDAGIDVRLKQDLCWSSSGLQDPALEIIKAQFPKPL from the coding sequence ATGTCCAAGCCCCCACGCACCCTGGTCATTGTCGATATTCAGAAGGCCTTTGAACCTCCGCCTGAGTTCCTTGGTCGGTTGGAGCGGTATGCGAAGCGCTTTGAGCTGCGCGTGTTCACCCGGTATGTGAATCCTCCCGGCTCACTCTTCCGCCGCCTGTTGAAACAAACTTCCTGCCTCCCCGGCACGCCCGACACCGAATTGATGCTGACGCCGCAGAAAGGGGATTTCGTTCTGGAGAAACGTTCCTACGGTCTGTCCGAGGCGGCGATTGCGCGGCTGAAGCGACGGGGCGTGAAAAAAGCGATTGTGTGCGGACTGGATACGGACGCGTGCGTGCTTGCGGTCATGTTCTCCCTCTTCGACGCTGGCATCGACGTGCGTCTCAAGCAGGACCTTTGCTGGAGTTCCTCGGGCCTGCAGGATCCGGCGCTCGAAATCATCAAGGCGCAGTTCCCGAAGCCGTTGTAG
- a CDS encoding SRPBCC family protein produces the protein MSTSSTSPLPATGMIDVPVAAPARVADDSITGISVPGNRGVKVTRACTILRPPSDLYAFWRNIENLTLIIRHPAKIRRISEIESHWTVSSPPGDSHVEWVSLIINDHPNQLIAWRSREDAEIPNAGTVRFERAPGDEGSEVTVTLEYDPPGGKFGAWLAKLSGEEPGQQVSDTLRRFKALMETGEIPTIEGQSVGEPQLSRRAKK, from the coding sequence ATGTCAACCTCCTCCACCTCCCCTCTCCCCGCGACTGGGATGATAGACGTTCCCGTGGCCGCACCCGCCCGGGTCGCAGATGATAGCATCACCGGCATTTCCGTGCCTGGAAATCGTGGCGTGAAAGTCACCCGCGCCTGCACAATCTTGCGCCCACCCTCCGACCTCTACGCATTCTGGCGAAACATCGAAAACCTCACCTTGATCATCCGCCACCCGGCGAAGATCCGGCGCATCTCGGAAATCGAGTCGCACTGGACGGTGTCATCACCCCCTGGTGACAGCCACGTCGAATGGGTTTCGCTCATCATCAACGACCATCCAAATCAGCTGATCGCCTGGCGCTCGCGCGAAGATGCCGAGATTCCGAACGCCGGCACCGTGCGCTTTGAGCGTGCTCCGGGCGATGAAGGGAGCGAAGTGACCGTCACCCTGGAATACGACCCGCCAGGCGGAAAATTCGGCGCCTGGCTCGCAAAATTGTCCGGCGAGGAGCCCGGTCAACAAGTCTCGGACACGCTGCGGCGGTTCAAGGCGCTGATGGAAACGGGTGAGATCCCCACCATCGAGGGCCAATCCGTGGGTGAACCCCAGCTTTCACGGAGGGCAAAGAAATGA
- a CDS encoding SDR family oxidoreductase translates to MNTNPQTETVLITGASSGIGLELARQFAAHGHTLILTAPVQAEIDAAADELEQRHGVPVHAFAADLCDSEALENLYERVEAMGLRVDILVNNAGEGQWGDFIEIPLERDLKMIRLNLEAVVRLTKRFLPRMIERGYGRILNTASIAGFEPGPKLAVYHATKAFVLSLSEALATEVANKGVTVTALCPGPVDTDFFPKADMVETRAFQEANVMSPEEVAEIGYAATMRGERVVVPGGMNKAMVFSRRMTSESLQAKKNEKLYSEVPPDKIKREPDDIAKGAGHLEEFPATTLREPPAEPRGDLR, encoded by the coding sequence ATGAATACAAATCCCCAGACCGAGACAGTCCTCATCACCGGCGCTTCAAGCGGAATCGGGCTCGAGCTTGCACGCCAGTTTGCCGCGCACGGGCACACGCTCATTCTCACCGCCCCCGTCCAGGCCGAAATCGACGCCGCCGCCGACGAGTTGGAGCAGCGCCATGGCGTCCCAGTACACGCGTTCGCGGCTGACCTCTGCGATTCCGAAGCCCTCGAAAACCTTTACGAGCGGGTCGAGGCAATGGGTCTCCGCGTCGACATACTGGTCAACAACGCGGGCGAAGGCCAGTGGGGCGACTTCATCGAGATCCCGCTCGAGCGCGATCTGAAGATGATTCGGCTGAACCTCGAGGCCGTGGTGCGGCTGACGAAACGGTTTCTGCCACGCATGATCGAACGCGGTTACGGACGAATCCTCAACACTGCCTCGATCGCGGGCTTCGAACCCGGTCCCAAGCTCGCAGTCTACCACGCGACCAAAGCTTTCGTGCTTTCGCTCTCCGAGGCCCTCGCAACCGAGGTGGCCAACAAGGGAGTGACCGTGACGGCTCTTTGTCCTGGCCCGGTGGATACCGATTTCTTCCCAAAGGCCGACATGGTCGAAACCCGTGCATTTCAGGAGGCGAACGTGATGAGCCCCGAGGAAGTCGCGGAAATCGGCTACGCGGCGACCATGCGCGGAGAGCGGGTGGTCGTTCCGGGCGGGATGAACAAAGCAATGGTGTTCTCAAGACGCATGACGTCCGAGTCGCTTCAGGCAAAGAAGAACGAGAAGCTCTACTCGGAGGTCCCGCCCGACAAGATCAAGCGGGAGCCCGACGACATCGCCAAAGGGGCCGGGCACCTTGAGGAGTTTCCCGCCACAACACTGCGCGAGCCACCGGCGGAGCCGCGCGGCGACCTGCGTTAG
- a CDS encoding DUF983 domain-containing protein — translation MRKACPQCHLPFERDEGSFLGAVALNYGVTTVCYLVPVLLAYLAHWISGLTACILALAGAFVVPALLYRPARSWWLMNYYLVLPQHLPANQDSALVREP, via the coding sequence ATGCGCAAAGCTTGCCCGCAATGCCATCTGCCTTTCGAACGCGATGAAGGGTCGTTTCTCGGTGCGGTGGCGTTGAACTACGGTGTTACCACGGTGTGCTACCTGGTCCCCGTTCTCCTCGCCTACCTCGCCCATTGGATCTCGGGACTTACCGCGTGCATTCTTGCGCTTGCTGGCGCTTTCGTGGTTCCAGCTCTTCTCTACCGTCCCGCGAGAAGTTGGTGGCTGATGAATTACTACTTGGTACTGCCGCAACACCTGCCTGCAAATCAGGACTCAGCGCTTGTTCGGGAACCGTAA
- the tsf gene encoding translation elongation factor Ts, whose amino-acid sequence MSTVVTAAAVKDLREKTGAGLLDCQKALTEAKGNLEEAITILRKKGAASAAKKADRATKEGIIESYIHVGGKVGVLIEVNCETDFVARNDDFKAFVKDICLQIAAASPSYVTREEVPEADLAKERDIATAQVQGKPPAAVQKIVEGKLEKYYSTVCLIDQPFVKNPDKTVKDILTQQIATTGENITIRRFVRYQLGS is encoded by the coding sequence ATGAGCACTGTTGTCACCGCTGCTGCGGTAAAGGATCTTCGCGAAAAGACCGGCGCCGGCCTCCTGGACTGCCAAAAGGCCCTCACCGAGGCCAAGGGCAACCTCGAGGAAGCCATTACCATCCTTCGCAAGAAGGGTGCCGCCTCGGCCGCCAAAAAGGCCGATCGCGCCACGAAGGAAGGCATCATCGAGAGCTACATCCACGTCGGCGGTAAGGTCGGCGTGCTGATCGAGGTCAACTGCGAGACCGATTTCGTCGCCCGCAATGATGACTTCAAGGCCTTCGTGAAGGACATCTGCCTTCAGATCGCCGCCGCCAGCCCGAGCTACGTCACCCGCGAGGAAGTTCCCGAAGCCGATCTGGCCAAGGAGCGCGACATCGCGACTGCACAAGTGCAGGGCAAGCCCCCCGCAGCCGTGCAAAAGATCGTAGAAGGCAAGCTCGAGAAATACTACTCGACCGTGTGCCTCATCGATCAGCCGTTCGTCAAGAATCCGGACAAGACGGTAAAGGACATCCTCACCCAACAGATTGCGACCACTGGTGAAAACATCACCATCCGTCGCTTCGTGCGGTACCAGCTCGGCAGCTGA
- a CDS encoding M14 family zinc carboxypeptidase: MVSFPPVISHHMRSLLGPLLEQAEGCTDLIVTMAGTFQAHGSTFAIPRIVFTGPEAEHEPIRVGVFATLHGDEPAGAHAVCEFVSELVADPTIATGYDLVLYPVCNPYGFEKGTRANWSGLDLNREFWKGSELPEIRTLETELRAHSFQGIIALHSDDTCEGVYGYAHGRVINESLLQPALERAAALIPHDARDLIDGFPAAKGILRDCFRGVLSAPPDQRPQPFDLIFETPANHNLESQVDATLSVLHSVLRDYRRFIAYAQDL; the protein is encoded by the coding sequence ATGGTCTCGTTTCCTCCCGTGATTTCGCACCACATGCGCTCCTTGCTCGGCCCGCTCCTTGAGCAGGCGGAGGGATGCACGGATTTGATCGTGACCATGGCGGGAACTTTTCAGGCGCACGGAAGCACCTTTGCGATTCCGAGGATCGTATTCACCGGTCCTGAGGCGGAACACGAACCCATCCGCGTCGGTGTGTTCGCCACACTGCACGGGGACGAACCAGCAGGAGCTCACGCCGTTTGCGAGTTTGTCTCCGAGTTGGTTGCCGATCCAACAATCGCCACAGGTTACGACCTCGTTCTTTATCCAGTCTGCAACCCGTATGGTTTCGAAAAAGGCACACGCGCGAATTGGTCTGGCCTGGACTTGAATCGGGAGTTTTGGAAGGGCTCGGAATTGCCGGAAATTCGCACCCTCGAAACCGAGCTCCGCGCTCACAGTTTCCAGGGCATAATCGCCCTCCACTCTGACGACACCTGCGAGGGTGTGTACGGATATGCCCACGGACGCGTGATCAACGAGTCCCTCCTCCAACCCGCACTCGAACGCGCTGCAGCATTGATTCCTCATGACGCACGCGATCTGATTGACGGCTTCCCGGCTGCCAAGGGGATCCTGCGCGACTGTTTCCGCGGTGTTCTCTCAGCTCCGCCAGACCAACGTCCGCAACCTTTCGACCTTATTTTCGAGACGCCTGCCAACCATAACCTCGAGTCCCAGGTGGACGCCACACTCTCGGTGCTCCACTCGGTTCTCCGCGACTACCGTCGCTTTATTGCCTACGCCCAAGACCTCTGA
- the rpsB gene encoding 30S ribosomal protein S2 has product MQVTPKDLLDAGVHFGHQTKRWNPRSKPYVFDHRQGITIIDLGKTHDLLQKAYSFLEETVGNGGNVLFVGTKRQAQEIVREAATATNMPYCVDRWLGGTLTNFATVKKSIAKFKKFQQQEANGELAKLSSKEESAIKREMVRMQRNFSGIVEMGELPSAMFVIDANHEDIAVAEAARCGIPCIGLVDTNSDPTKLSHPIPGNDDAVKSIRVIVETITTAIQSGLAQRESRRTAKGQAELRAASAAVAAASGATDVDLSKVPLPSDVVAEVEGEVKKKPAVRKKVAAPKS; this is encoded by the coding sequence ATGCAAGTCACTCCCAAGGACCTCCTCGACGCAGGCGTACACTTCGGTCACCAGACCAAGCGCTGGAACCCGCGTTCCAAGCCCTACGTGTTCGACCACCGTCAGGGCATCACCATCATCGACCTCGGCAAGACCCACGACCTTCTCCAGAAGGCCTATTCCTTCCTTGAGGAAACAGTCGGCAATGGCGGCAACGTGCTCTTCGTTGGCACCAAGCGCCAGGCCCAGGAAATCGTCCGCGAGGCGGCCACGGCCACCAACATGCCCTACTGCGTTGACCGCTGGCTCGGTGGCACGTTGACCAATTTTGCGACCGTCAAGAAGTCGATCGCCAAGTTCAAGAAGTTCCAGCAGCAGGAAGCCAATGGCGAGCTCGCCAAGCTGTCCTCCAAGGAAGAGTCCGCGATCAAGCGCGAGATGGTCCGCATGCAGCGCAATTTCTCCGGCATCGTTGAAATGGGCGAGCTTCCCTCGGCCATGTTCGTCATCGACGCCAACCACGAAGACATCGCCGTCGCCGAAGCCGCCCGTTGCGGCATTCCCTGCATCGGCCTCGTCGACACCAACTCCGACCCAACCAAGCTGTCGCACCCGATCCCGGGCAACGACGACGCCGTGAAGTCCATCCGCGTCATCGTCGAGACAATCACCACCGCGATCCAGAGCGGTCTCGCCCAGCGCGAGTCACGCCGTACCGCCAAGGGCCAGGCTGAACTTCGTGCCGCTTCGGCCGCTGTTGCCGCCGCCTCCGGCGCCACGGATGTCGACCTGTCCAAGGTTCCGCTCCCGTCAGACGTCGTCGCTGAGGTCGAAGGCGAAGTGAAAAAGAAGCCGGCCGTCCGCAAGAAGGTCGCCGCTCCCAAGAGCTAA